One stretch of Halichoerus grypus chromosome 10, mHalGry1.hap1.1, whole genome shotgun sequence DNA includes these proteins:
- the WFDC10B gene encoding protein WFDC10B yields the protein MPTQALLLILLLCVLLQAQGGYRKLKMMRNLKACEKKPSVDLCSSHCSYFLDCPRENTICCSTYCGNVCMSLQLLEICSIRYFLTRLRL from the exons ATGCCAACCCAGGCTCTGCTGCTCATCCTGCTCCTCTGTGTGCTGCTGCAGGCCCAGGGAGGGTACCGGAAACTGAAGATGATGCGGA ATCTAAAAGCCTGTGAGAAGAAGCCCAGCGTGGATCTTTGCAGCAGTCATTGTTCGTATTTTCTAGATTGTCCACGAGAAAATACCATATGCTGTTCAACCTACTGTGGGAATGTTTGCATGAGCCTCCA ATTGCTTGAAATTTGTAGCATTCGCTATTTCCTCACTAGACTGCGGCTATGA